One stretch of Nocardioides perillae DNA includes these proteins:
- a CDS encoding glycoside hydrolase family 3 protein translates to MLRSPRRSPSRPPLAPLALAGLLTSALLAGCGAADDAAPARSESSPAAPASDRATGADGADEATGAEPDPDAPTGWGPTEGELAQARETVAGWDAARLAGQVVVGRYRGTDPAEAAALVGDLGLAGLSVTAENVVDADQVRALTAAVGEAHAATGRAWPPVLGVDQEGGVVSHLDGVATDFPSFATAGTVVETDGRAGQRVVRDAAEALALELRALGFTWVWAPVGDVTVGAADPTIGSRSPSEEPQVASRAVASALRGYRDAALASTVKHFPGHGSVTADSHEVLPLLDASLAELQARDLVPFRRAVEVGAPAVMVGHLDTRAVAPGVPSSTAPEVYDLLRDDLGFEGVAVTDSLGMGAVAAVPKPAVAALAAGADLLLMPVDTRRTVGTLTAAIEDGTVPRERAEEAAARVVALQLWLARTTGEVAVPEDADARAAEAARALEEAAY, encoded by the coding sequence GTGCTCCGCTCCCCGCGCCGCTCGCCCTCTCGCCCCCCGCTCGCCCCCCTCGCGCTCGCCGGCCTGCTGACCTCTGCGCTCCTCGCCGGGTGCGGTGCCGCCGACGACGCGGCCCCGGCGCGCTCGGAGTCGTCCCCCGCGGCGCCCGCCTCGGACCGCGCGACCGGGGCCGACGGGGCCGACGAGGCCACCGGCGCCGAGCCCGACCCCGACGCTCCGACGGGCTGGGGCCCCACCGAGGGCGAGCTGGCCCAGGCTCGGGAGACGGTGGCGGGCTGGGACGCCGCCCGCCTGGCCGGTCAGGTGGTGGTCGGGCGCTACCGCGGCACCGACCCCGCCGAGGCGGCCGCGCTCGTCGGCGACCTCGGCCTCGCCGGACTCTCGGTGACGGCCGAGAACGTCGTCGACGCCGACCAGGTGCGCGCCCTCACCGCAGCGGTCGGCGAGGCCCACGCCGCGACCGGCCGGGCCTGGCCGCCGGTGCTGGGGGTCGACCAGGAGGGTGGTGTGGTCTCGCACCTCGACGGCGTCGCGACCGACTTCCCGTCCTTCGCGACCGCCGGCACGGTCGTCGAGACGGACGGCCGCGCCGGCCAGCGCGTCGTGCGCGACGCGGCGGAGGCGTTGGCGCTCGAGCTGCGGGCCCTCGGCTTCACCTGGGTGTGGGCACCCGTCGGCGACGTCACCGTGGGGGCGGCCGACCCCACCATCGGGTCGCGGTCGCCGTCGGAGGAGCCGCAGGTCGCCTCGCGGGCCGTCGCCTCGGCGCTGCGCGGCTACCGCGACGCGGCGCTGGCCTCCACCGTCAAGCACTTCCCGGGCCACGGCAGCGTCACCGCCGACAGCCACGAGGTGCTGCCGCTGCTCGACGCCAGCCTGGCCGAGCTGCAGGCGCGCGACCTCGTGCCGTTCCGCCGTGCCGTCGAGGTCGGGGCGCCGGCCGTCATGGTCGGTCACCTCGACACCCGCGCCGTCGCACCCGGGGTGCCGTCGAGCACCGCGCCCGAGGTCTACGACCTGCTGCGCGACGACCTGGGCTTCGAGGGCGTGGCCGTGACCGACTCGCTCGGGATGGGCGCGGTCGCCGCCGTGCCGAAGCCGGCGGTCGCCGCGCTCGCGGCGGGTGCCGACCTGCTGCTGATGCCGGTCGACACGCGCCGCACCGTCGGCACGCTCACCGCCGCGATCGAGGACGGCACCGTGCCGCGCGAGCGCGCGGAGGAGGCCGCGGCCCGCGTCGTCGCGCTGCAGCTGTGGCTGGCGCGCACGACGGGTGAGGTCGCGGTCCCCGAGGACGCCGACGCCCGCGCAGCCGAGGCTGCGCGGGCGCTGGAGGAGGCGGCGTACTGA
- a CDS encoding universal stress protein has protein sequence MGTVVVGYVPKPEGEAALQRAIAEAQLRRTRLVVVNSHRGGSDFDRDAAAQAEEEMGKARAVLDASGVDYDVRQLVRGFEPAEDLISIAEANDAELIVIGLRRRSPVGKLILGSNAQRILLDAHCPVMAVKAGD, from the coding sequence ATGGGCACCGTCGTCGTCGGGTACGTCCCCAAGCCGGAGGGCGAGGCAGCCCTCCAGCGCGCCATCGCGGAGGCGCAGCTGCGCCGCACCCGCCTGGTGGTGGTCAACTCCCACCGCGGCGGCAGCGACTTCGACCGCGACGCCGCGGCGCAGGCCGAGGAGGAGATGGGCAAGGCGCGCGCCGTGCTCGACGCCTCCGGGGTCGACTACGACGTCCGTCAGCTCGTGCGCGGTTTCGAGCCCGCCGAGGACCTCATCTCCATCGCCGAGGCCAACGACGCCGAGCTCATCGTCATCGGGCTGCGCCGCCGCTCGCCGGTCGGCAAGCTCATACTCGGCAGCAACGCGCAGCGCATCCTGCTCGACGCCCACTGCCCCGTGATGGCGGTCAAGGCGGGCGACTGA
- a CDS encoding glutamate-cysteine ligase family protein, whose product MGEEVEAQEFSRADRTRHREKVRRCLDVFARMLRDARFDTDDPMTGLEVELNLVDDAEDPALKGTEALEAIADPDFQTELGQFNVEINVEPARLRARGLSGFEESLRRSLNDAEEKSAAVGAHLVMVGILPTLGEGHLTRDSLTPNPRYDLLSRQILAARGEDIVIAIAGEESLETTADSIVPEAACTSTQLHVQTSPDQFASYWNAAQAIASVQLAVGANSPFLLGKELWRETRIPLFEQATDTRSEELKVQGVRPRVWFGERWITSVFDLFEENVRYFPALLPVTDDEDPIEVLEHGGTPSLAELRLHNGTIYRWNRPVYDIAHGTPHLRVENRVLAAGPTVVDTLANGAFWWGLVRRLAEDERPLWSQMSFSAAEENFHAAARHGIDATVYWPGVGQVGATELVLRRLLPLAHEGLEAWGVDADERDRYLGIVEQRCLTGTNGASWFARRYHERVGDAAGAGSRGDALRATLGEYRTRMHTNEPVHTWD is encoded by the coding sequence ATGGGTGAAGAGGTCGAGGCACAGGAGTTCAGCCGCGCCGACCGCACGCGCCACCGCGAGAAGGTGCGGCGCTGCCTCGACGTCTTCGCGCGGATGCTGCGCGACGCGCGCTTCGACACCGACGACCCGATGACCGGCCTCGAGGTCGAGCTCAACCTCGTCGACGATGCGGAGGACCCCGCGCTCAAGGGCACCGAGGCGCTCGAGGCGATCGCCGACCCCGACTTCCAGACCGAGCTCGGCCAGTTCAACGTCGAGATCAACGTCGAGCCGGCCCGGCTGCGGGCGCGGGGGCTGTCCGGCTTCGAGGAGTCGCTGCGCCGCAGCCTCAACGACGCGGAGGAGAAGTCGGCCGCCGTCGGCGCCCACCTCGTCATGGTCGGCATCCTGCCGACGCTGGGGGAGGGGCACCTGACCCGCGACAGCCTCACCCCCAACCCTCGCTACGACCTGCTGAGCCGGCAGATCCTCGCCGCGCGCGGCGAGGACATCGTCATCGCGATCGCCGGGGAGGAGAGCCTCGAGACCACGGCCGACTCGATCGTGCCTGAGGCGGCCTGCACCAGCACGCAGCTGCACGTGCAGACCTCGCCGGACCAGTTCGCCTCCTACTGGAACGCGGCCCAGGCGATCGCGTCGGTGCAGCTCGCCGTCGGGGCGAACTCGCCGTTCCTCCTCGGCAAGGAGCTCTGGCGCGAGACGCGCATCCCGCTCTTCGAGCAGGCCACCGACACCCGCAGCGAGGAGCTGAAGGTGCAGGGGGTGCGACCCCGGGTGTGGTTCGGCGAGCGGTGGATCACCTCGGTCTTCGACCTGTTCGAGGAGAACGTCCGCTACTTCCCCGCCCTGCTGCCGGTCACAGACGACGAGGACCCGATCGAGGTCCTCGAGCACGGCGGCACGCCCAGCCTCGCCGAGCTGCGCCTGCACAACGGCACCATCTACCGCTGGAACCGCCCCGTCTACGACATCGCGCACGGCACCCCGCACCTCCGCGTCGAGAACCGCGTGCTCGCCGCGGGCCCCACCGTCGTCGACACCCTCGCCAACGGCGCGTTCTGGTGGGGCCTGGTGCGGCGCCTCGCCGAGGACGAGCGCCCCCTGTGGTCGCAGATGTCCTTCAGCGCCGCCGAGGAGAACTTCCACGCCGCGGCCCGCCACGGCATCGACGCCACCGTCTACTGGCCGGGCGTGGGGCAGGTGGGCGCCACCGAGCTGGTGCTGCGCCGTCTGCTCCCGCTGGCCCACGAGGGCCTCGAGGCGTGGGGCGTGGATGCCGACGAGCGCGACCGCTACCTCGGGATCGTCGAGCAGCGCTGCCTGACGGGCACCAACGGTGCCTCCTGGTTCGCGCGCCGCTACCACGAGCGGGTCGGGGACGCGGCCGGCGCCGGCTCGCGCGGCGACGCGCTGCGCGCCACGCTCGGGGAGTACCGCACCCGCATGCACACCAACGAGCCGGTGCACACCTGGGACTGA
- a CDS encoding DUF4192 domain-containing protein: protein MTTPTPSPAPTYTVRSPEDLLALVPVVLGFEPEESVTLLGFPDTRGVRQGRCFHGRVDLPDGPDTATPDAHEVHRLVEAITEPVVRHAVPRVVLVVHSTRPALAGVVVDALLAALAERAPGAVVPGVVLADGRRWWTLPGGGPPRAGCAYDVAHHPLRLQAVVDGRVTHPSRAALAATLDPEPSAVARVAEAARSRPWLVPAAGPGRPGDPGEPGEPDGAATAAERDAAFVGEAVRGAMRPPTERPVLDDDAAARLLLAVREPALREVACLLLTRATAEAHTTLWRDLVRRAPDHLRGPAATLLALSAWVAGDGALAWCALDRCGAGGPAATLADLVASMLERAVPPEVWERCVQAA, encoded by the coding sequence ATGACGACACCGACCCCCAGCCCTGCGCCCACCTACACCGTCCGCTCACCGGAGGACCTGCTCGCCCTCGTGCCGGTCGTGCTCGGCTTCGAGCCCGAGGAGTCCGTGACGCTGCTCGGATTCCCCGACACACGTGGCGTGCGCCAGGGACGGTGCTTCCACGGCCGCGTCGACCTGCCCGACGGGCCCGACACCGCCACGCCCGACGCCCACGAGGTGCACCGGCTCGTCGAGGCGATCACCGAGCCCGTGGTCCGGCACGCGGTGCCCCGCGTCGTGCTGGTGGTCCACTCGACCCGACCCGCGCTCGCCGGGGTCGTGGTCGACGCACTGCTCGCCGCGCTGGCCGAGCGGGCTCCGGGCGCGGTGGTGCCCGGGGTCGTGCTCGCTGACGGTCGACGGTGGTGGACGCTGCCCGGCGGCGGCCCGCCGCGAGCGGGGTGCGCGTACGACGTCGCGCACCACCCGCTGCGCCTGCAGGCCGTCGTCGACGGACGTGTGACGCACCCCTCCCGCGCCGCCCTCGCGGCGACGCTGGACCCGGAGCCCTCCGCGGTCGCCCGGGTCGCCGAGGCGGCTCGGTCGCGGCCGTGGCTGGTGCCGGCGGCGGGACCGGGACGGCCGGGGGACCCGGGGGAGCCGGGGGAGCCGGACGGGGCCGCCACGGCGGCAGAGCGCGACGCCGCGTTCGTGGGGGAGGCGGTGCGCGGCGCGATGCGGCCGCCGACGGAGCGGCCGGTGCTCGACGACGACGCCGCGGCGCGGCTGCTGCTGGCCGTGCGCGAGCCCGCGCTGCGCGAGGTCGCCTGCCTGCTGCTGACCCGTGCCACCGCCGAGGCCCACACCACGCTGTGGCGCGACCTGGTGCGCCGGGCGCCCGACCACCTGCGCGGACCGGCCGCCACGCTGCTGGCGCTGAGCGCGTGGGTGGCCGGCGACGGCGCGCTGGCCTGGTGCGCGCTCGACCGCTGCGGTGCGGGCGGCCCCGCCGCCACCCTGGCCGACCTCGTTGCCTCGATGCTCGAGCGGGCCGTGCCGCCCGAGGTGTGGGAGCGCTGCGTGCAGGCGGCCTGA
- a CDS encoding S9 family peptidase, protein MTTGPQQPPRAEARPVEETHHGHVRVDDYDWLRDKGSPEVTAYLEAENAWTQERTAHLAGLRQRIFEEIRSRTLETDLSVPTRNRGWWYYGRSFEGKEYGASCRVPVTDPDDWTPPRPAADCAPDEPALPGEQVLLDLDALAQGHDFFSLGGSSITADGDLLAYAVDTVGDERYTVRFKDLTTGGLLDDELTGVLGGVTWHPSGTDCYYSTVDETWRPDKVWRHRLGTAQADDELVFHETDARFWSGLGRTRSDRFLVIASSSKTTTEYRYLDTHEDPATATWQVFCERRQGLEHHLEHAVLGGEDVFLVLHNAAGPDHELGVAPLAPTPPEQWRPLIAHDPAVRLEDVDAFRTHLVVHQRSGGLTQLRVLDLDETGVSDDHLVEFPEPLYTIGSGSNPSFDQPTVRLGYTTMAVPSSVYDYDVRTRELTLLRRTPVLGGYDPADYEEHRLWATADDGTQVPISVVCRRGAREDETMGSRPVPLLLYGYGAYEMSIDPYFSVARLSLLDRGAAFAIAHVRGGGEMGRRWYDQGKLLAKTNTFDDFTACARHLVETGWTRPELMVAEGGSAGGLLVGAVANRAPELFGGIVANVPFVDALTSMLDASLPLTVGEYEEWGNPEADPEVYEAMAGYAPYDQVGAQAYPPILAETSLNDTRVLYVEPAKWVAKLRATDPTGGGRPDVLLRTEMAAGHGGVSGRYQAWHDRAFSLAWILDRMGLADVDPDHRGPGLPQGD, encoded by the coding sequence ATGACGACCGGCCCCCAGCAGCCCCCCCGCGCCGAGGCGCGACCCGTCGAGGAGACCCACCACGGCCACGTGCGCGTCGACGACTACGACTGGCTGCGCGACAAGGGCTCCCCGGAGGTCACCGCCTACCTGGAGGCCGAGAACGCCTGGACCCAGGAGCGCACCGCCCACCTCGCCGGCCTGCGGCAGCGGATCTTCGAGGAGATCCGTTCGCGCACCCTCGAGACCGACCTCTCGGTGCCGACCCGCAACCGGGGCTGGTGGTACTACGGCCGCTCGTTCGAGGGCAAGGAGTACGGCGCGTCCTGCCGCGTGCCGGTCACTGACCCCGACGACTGGACCCCGCCGCGACCGGCCGCCGACTGCGCTCCCGACGAGCCGGCGCTGCCGGGCGAGCAGGTGCTGCTCGACCTCGACGCGCTCGCGCAGGGCCACGACTTCTTCTCCCTCGGCGGCTCCTCGATCACCGCCGACGGCGACCTGCTGGCCTACGCCGTCGACACCGTCGGCGACGAGCGCTACACCGTGCGGTTCAAGGACCTCACCACCGGCGGGCTGCTCGACGACGAGCTCACGGGCGTGCTCGGCGGCGTCACCTGGCACCCCTCCGGCACCGACTGCTACTACTCCACCGTCGACGAGACCTGGCGTCCCGACAAGGTGTGGCGCCACCGGCTCGGCACCGCGCAGGCCGACGACGAGCTCGTCTTCCACGAGACCGACGCGCGTTTCTGGAGCGGGCTCGGCCGCACGCGCAGCGACCGCTTCCTGGTCATCGCGAGCAGCTCCAAGACCACCACCGAGTACCGCTACCTCGACACCCACGAGGACCCCGCCACCGCCACCTGGCAGGTCTTCTGCGAGCGCCGCCAGGGCCTCGAGCACCACCTCGAGCACGCGGTGCTGGGCGGCGAGGACGTCTTCCTCGTGCTGCACAACGCCGCAGGCCCCGACCACGAGCTCGGCGTCGCGCCCCTCGCCCCCACCCCGCCCGAGCAGTGGCGCCCGCTCATCGCCCACGACCCAGCGGTGCGCCTCGAGGACGTCGATGCCTTCCGCACGCACCTCGTGGTGCACCAGCGCAGCGGCGGCCTCACCCAGCTGCGGGTGCTCGACCTCGACGAGACCGGCGTGTCCGACGACCACCTCGTGGAGTTCCCGGAGCCGCTGTACACGATCGGCTCGGGCTCGAACCCCTCCTTCGACCAGCCGACGGTCCGCCTGGGCTACACCACGATGGCCGTGCCCAGCTCGGTCTACGACTACGACGTGCGCACCCGGGAGCTGACGCTGCTGCGGCGCACCCCCGTGCTCGGCGGCTACGACCCGGCCGACTACGAGGAGCACCGGCTCTGGGCGACCGCCGACGACGGCACGCAGGTGCCGATCTCGGTGGTGTGCCGCCGCGGCGCCCGGGAGGACGAGACCATGGGCTCGCGGCCGGTCCCGCTGCTGCTCTACGGCTACGGCGCCTACGAGATGTCGATCGACCCCTACTTCTCCGTCGCCCGTCTCTCGCTGCTCGACCGTGGCGCGGCCTTCGCCATCGCCCACGTGCGCGGCGGCGGCGAGATGGGCCGGCGGTGGTACGACCAGGGCAAGCTGCTGGCGAAGACCAACACCTTCGACGACTTCACCGCCTGCGCCCGCCACCTCGTCGAGACCGGCTGGACCCGCCCCGAGCTGATGGTGGCCGAGGGCGGCAGCGCCGGCGGCCTGCTCGTGGGCGCGGTCGCCAACCGTGCGCCCGAGCTCTTCGGGGGCATCGTGGCCAACGTGCCGTTCGTCGACGCGCTCACCTCCATGCTCGACGCGTCGCTGCCGCTGACCGTCGGGGAGTACGAGGAGTGGGGCAACCCCGAGGCAGACCCCGAGGTCTACGAGGCGATGGCCGGCTACGCGCCGTACGACCAGGTGGGTGCGCAGGCCTACCCCCCGATCCTCGCCGAGACGTCCCTCAACGACACCCGCGTGCTGTACGTCGAGCCCGCGAAGTGGGTGGCCAAGCTGCGGGCCACGGACCCCACCGGCGGCGGTCGCCCCGACGTGCTGCTGCGCACCGAGATGGCGGCGGGCCACGGCGGCGTCTCCGGGCGCTACCAGGCCTGGCACGACCGGGCGTTCTCGCTCGCGTGGATCCTCGACCGGATGGGCCTGGCCGACGTCGACCCGGACCACCGGGGACCCGGCCTGCCGCAGGGGGACTGA
- a CDS encoding DNA polymerase IV, translating to MRDTASVLHLDLDAFFAAVEQRDKPSLRGKPVVVGGTGGRGVVATASYEARRFGVRSAMSTREARSRCPHAAFLSGRFPAYRAASELVMAELRAVSPLVEPLSLDEAFVDLAAAGLPDLTLPTVTEVAQRLRARVAEVTGGLTASVGLASSKFVAKVASELDKPDGLTVVPPGTEQELLRPMPARVIPGVGPQTTERLRRAGVHTVADLEALSLDELVRLLGKAHGHGLHAFARAQDDRPVVAEREAKSVSVEGTYDTDLTDRRLMEGLLTRQAGEVATRLRAHGLSGRTVTIKVRLHDFTTLSRSSTLPSPTDAAGVVARTARTLLADLDTSGGVRLLGVGVSGLADWVQEDLFADDAALGDEAADEVAPVDLEAAFPRRRTWPPGADVVHEEHGRGWVWGSGRGVVTVRFETAASPSGPVRSFAEDDPALQRWTSTEPDPGEVTTQPLSSPT from the coding sequence GTGCGCGACACCGCCTCCGTGCTGCACCTCGACCTCGACGCGTTCTTCGCGGCGGTCGAGCAGCGCGACAAGCCGTCGCTGCGCGGCAAGCCGGTCGTCGTCGGCGGCACCGGCGGCCGCGGCGTGGTCGCCACCGCGTCCTACGAGGCGCGCCGCTTCGGCGTGCGCTCCGCGATGTCCACCCGCGAGGCGCGCTCGCGCTGCCCCCACGCCGCGTTCCTCTCCGGACGGTTCCCCGCCTACCGCGCCGCCAGCGAGCTCGTGATGGCCGAGCTCCGCGCGGTCAGCCCCCTGGTGGAACCGCTCTCGCTCGACGAGGCCTTCGTCGACCTGGCCGCCGCCGGCCTGCCCGACCTGACGCTGCCGACCGTCACGGAGGTCGCGCAGCGGCTGCGCGCCCGGGTCGCCGAGGTCACCGGCGGACTCACCGCCTCGGTCGGGCTGGCGAGCTCGAAGTTCGTCGCCAAGGTCGCCAGCGAGCTGGACAAGCCCGACGGCCTCACGGTCGTGCCGCCCGGCACCGAGCAGGAGCTGCTGCGCCCGATGCCGGCGCGCGTGATCCCGGGCGTGGGACCGCAGACCACCGAGCGATTGCGTCGCGCCGGCGTGCACACCGTCGCCGACCTCGAGGCGCTCTCCCTCGACGAGCTGGTGCGGCTGCTCGGCAAGGCCCACGGGCACGGTCTCCACGCCTTCGCCCGCGCCCAGGACGACCGCCCCGTCGTGGCGGAGCGGGAGGCCAAGTCGGTGAGCGTCGAGGGCACCTACGACACCGACCTGACCGACCGACGCCTGATGGAGGGCCTGCTGACCCGCCAGGCCGGGGAGGTGGCGACCCGGCTGCGCGCGCACGGGTTGTCGGGGCGCACGGTGACGATCAAGGTGCGCCTGCACGACTTCACCACCCTGAGCCGCTCCTCGACGCTGCCCTCCCCCACCGACGCCGCCGGCGTCGTCGCCCGCACCGCCCGCACCCTGCTCGCCGACCTCGACACCTCGGGCGGGGTGCGGCTGCTGGGCGTCGGTGTCTCCGGCCTCGCCGACTGGGTGCAGGAGGACCTCTTCGCCGACGACGCCGCGCTCGGCGACGAGGCCGCCGACGAGGTGGCGCCCGTCGACCTCGAGGCCGCCTTCCCCCGCCGGCGCACCTGGCCGCCGGGGGCCGACGTGGTCCACGAGGAGCACGGGCGCGGCTGGGTGTGGGGCTCGGGGCGCGGCGTCGTCACGGTGCGCTTCGAGACCGCGGCGTCGCCCTCCGGTCCGGTGCGCAGCTTCGCCGAGGACGATCCCGCCCTGCAGCGGTGGACGTCGACCGAGCCCGACCCCGGGGAGGTCACGACCCAGCCCCTATCGTCACCGACATGA
- the coaE gene encoding dephospho-CoA kinase, whose protein sequence is MRVGLTGGIASGKSTVSALLRELGAVVIDADALAREVVAAGTPGLAAVVAAFGNEVLTPGGELDRPAVGRLVFADAEQRRRLEAIVHPLVFERVVALEAEAGPDDLVVHDVPLLVESGRAATFDAVVVVEAPHDLQVQRMLEDRGMTREDAEARIAAQATPEQRRAVATHLVVNDSTREALAARVREVHADLAGRLPA, encoded by the coding sequence GTGCGCGTGGGACTCACCGGCGGGATCGCCTCGGGCAAGAGCACGGTGTCGGCGCTGCTGCGCGAGCTGGGCGCCGTCGTCATCGACGCCGACGCGCTGGCCCGCGAGGTGGTCGCGGCCGGCACGCCCGGTCTCGCCGCCGTGGTGGCGGCCTTCGGCAACGAGGTCCTGACCCCCGGGGGGGAGCTCGACCGCCCGGCCGTCGGTCGGCTGGTCTTCGCCGACGCCGAGCAGCGCCGGCGCCTCGAGGCGATCGTGCACCCGCTGGTCTTCGAGCGGGTGGTCGCGCTGGAGGCGGAGGCCGGCCCCGACGACCTCGTGGTCCACGACGTGCCACTGCTCGTCGAGTCGGGACGGGCCGCGACCTTCGACGCCGTCGTCGTGGTCGAGGCGCCCCACGACCTGCAGGTGCAGCGCATGCTGGAGGACCGCGGCATGACCCGCGAGGACGCGGAGGCCCGGATCGCGGCCCAGGCGACGCCCGAGCAGCGGCGTGCGGTCGCCACCCACCTCGTCGTCAACGACAGCACCCGGGAGGCGCTGGCAGCCCGGGTGCGCGAGGTCCACGCCGACCTCGCGGGGCGGCTGCCCGCCTGA
- a CDS encoding HhH-GPD-type base excision DNA repair protein encodes MALQITGDPAADRVLEESPFALLAGMMLDQQYPMEHAFRGPHKVLGRLGSFEPAAVAAADPEEFAALCAETPAVHRFPGSMAARLQELARIVEDEYAGDASRLWTEAADARDLLRRVQALPGFGRQKAQIFVALLAKQRGVRPDGWEQVVGDYALEGHRSVADVVDEASLQKVREHKKQAKAAAKTARPGADAARA; translated from the coding sequence ATGGCCCTGCAGATCACTGGTGACCCCGCCGCCGACCGGGTGCTCGAGGAGTCCCCGTTCGCCCTGCTCGCGGGGATGATGCTCGACCAGCAGTACCCCATGGAGCACGCCTTCCGAGGGCCGCACAAGGTGCTCGGACGACTCGGCTCGTTCGAGCCCGCGGCCGTCGCCGCGGCCGACCCCGAGGAGTTCGCCGCGCTGTGCGCCGAGACCCCGGCCGTGCACCGGTTCCCCGGATCGATGGCCGCGCGCCTGCAGGAGCTGGCGCGCATCGTCGAGGACGAGTACGCCGGTGACGCCAGCCGGTTGTGGACCGAGGCGGCCGACGCCCGTGACCTGCTGCGCCGGGTCCAGGCGCTGCCCGGCTTCGGCAGGCAGAAGGCGCAGATCTTCGTGGCCCTCCTCGCCAAGCAGCGAGGCGTGCGCCCCGACGGCTGGGAGCAGGTGGTCGGCGACTACGCGCTCGAGGGCCACCGCTCGGTGGCCGACGTGGTGGACGAGGCCTCGCTGCAGAAGGTGCGCGAGCACAAGAAGCAGGCGAAGGCAGCCGCGAAGACGGCGCGCCCGGGGGCCGACGCAGCGCGCGCCTGA
- a CDS encoding sigma-70 family RNA polymerase sigma factor yields MATSTATRTAPTSSTPAPSTAPKVPAPRATGAREIEGRDSVGLYLDEIARNPLLDAATEVELSKTIEAGLYAEHLLREGRVGRRKGGAPMTASQEELEWLAEEGRKAVDTFITANLRLVVSIARKYGRAQMPMLDLIQEGNTGLIRAVEKFDYAKGYKFSTYATWWVRQAITRGIAQQARVVRLPVHVVEELNQVGGARRTLERQLGREPEPAEIAEELGMELERVLDLIAWGREHVSLDTPVDEDGDTSLGDLMAQETAPGPDVNVLDHESRDRLNLLVSRLDERAADIIRSRYGLADGRQHKLADIGAKHGISAERVRQLEREALQKLRGFADPDLAA; encoded by the coding sequence ATGGCCACGAGCACGGCGACACGCACCGCCCCCACGTCCAGCACCCCGGCGCCCAGCACCGCGCCCAAGGTGCCCGCCCCCCGCGCGACCGGTGCCCGCGAGATCGAGGGGCGCGACAGCGTCGGCCTCTACCTCGACGAGATCGCGCGCAACCCGCTCCTCGACGCCGCCACCGAGGTGGAGCTGTCGAAGACCATCGAGGCGGGGCTCTACGCCGAGCACCTGCTGCGCGAGGGCCGCGTCGGCCGCCGCAAGGGCGGCGCCCCGATGACCGCCTCGCAGGAGGAGCTCGAGTGGCTCGCCGAGGAGGGCCGCAAGGCGGTGGACACCTTCATCACCGCCAACCTGCGCCTCGTCGTCTCGATCGCCCGCAAGTACGGCCGGGCGCAGATGCCGATGCTCGACCTGATCCAGGAGGGCAACACCGGCCTGATCCGCGCGGTCGAGAAGTTCGACTACGCCAAGGGCTACAAGTTCTCCACCTACGCCACCTGGTGGGTGCGCCAGGCCATCACCCGCGGCATCGCCCAGCAGGCCCGCGTGGTGCGGCTGCCCGTGCACGTCGTCGAAGAGCTCAACCAGGTCGGCGGTGCGCGCCGGACCCTGGAGCGGCAGCTCGGGCGCGAGCCCGAGCCGGCGGAGATCGCCGAGGAGCTCGGCATGGAGCTCGAGCGGGTGCTCGACCTCATCGCCTGGGGCCGCGAGCACGTCAGCCTCGACACCCCGGTCGACGAGGACGGCGACACCTCGCTGGGCGACCTGATGGCGCAGGAGACCGCCCCCGGTCCCGACGTCAACGTGCTCGACCACGAATCCCGCGACCGGCTCAACCTGCTGGTCTCGCGCCTCGACGAGCGCGCCGCCGACATCATCCGCTCGCGCTACGGCCTCGCCGACGGTCGCCAGCACAAGCTGGCCGACATCGGCGCCAAGCACGGCATCTCCGCCGAGCGGGTGCGTCAGCTCGAGCGCGAGGCCCTGCAGAAGCTGCGGGGCTTCGCCGACCCCGACCTCGCCGCCTGA